In Silene latifolia isolate original U9 population chromosome 3, ASM4854445v1, whole genome shotgun sequence, a single window of DNA contains:
- the LOC141649809 gene encoding uncharacterized protein LOC141649809 translates to MSSISGRCRDDNKRRRTVFAGREQNHSGDGCQLEQQQVTGETSSTVSGGTSFQDPSQGVCEEIQKRRRLLLSENKEQNKIKEHQSPTIGIPAVDTGELLLPYSSQGFSAEGQKRRRLLSSGTREHNTIIQRQPSIEDTSVHNGSSVGPSAICGNDGLLQSSTTVACGENRASQSVASSKLRKQPKGVNPRKKAAPIKYCSLNDQLYTCPGCKAIMWYEERVKMNSNRRRINFSLCCSEGKIRLPVLDDPPEILKRLLDYTQPGYSSSFRQLIRMYNSCFQFTSMGAKVDQSVNRGRGCYVFRISGQVNHWAGSLLPTNDKAPSFLQLYVYDSSSELQMRANTVGKQEGSPDLDPDILSGLKQMLDDVSPLAHMFRTAGERLKEDDNLQLSIRLIGTRENKPRVYNKPTTSEIAALIVGDTSDNSAGRDIIIEHRSDGLQRINELHPSYMALQYPLLFPYGEDSFYIGIKYYYDETSSNKKKRKRESVTMREYYAYRLQQRLSDGYALQRGGKLLQQFIVDCCCAIESERLWYIRRNQSSIRCDMLNNICDAVSKGDYIGAEVGMRIFLPSSFTGGPRYMQANYQDAMTICRFYGNPHLFITFTANPKWPEVDIMLRNIPGQRPEDRPDIMTRVFKLKLIQLMDCLKKDRYFGDVVADIYTIEFQKRGLPHAHILLWLKKDGSQVSPEYIDSIIKAEIPNQEEEPELYNIVSQFMVHGLCGEDNPSCSCMINNTCSKKYPKKSCEQTTIDHNGYPVYRRREDKRYIKKGVHTMDNRHIVPYNPGLLLMFNAHINVEWCNTARAIKYLFKYILKGPDKATVLLKSEKEDEIKAYLDCRYLSACEASWRIFGFDIHQRNPSVIRLPVHLPGEQFVVLSDTSNLQGVINRANSCHTKLTGWFAANERDPEARKLTYAQFPTEYVWKDGWIRRSKGRSVGRIAYVHPTAGERYYLRLLLNVVKGPKSFEDLRTIDNQLYPSYKGACFAYGLLSDDKEWHEAMSEANRWAMPYQLRELFVTILLFCEVTDIKTFRERHITACSQRILREKRGRLSTTQHLSSKKMSSGHIH, encoded by the exons ATGTCGTCAATAAGTGGACGCTGCAGGGATGATAACAAGAGGCGTCGAACGGTGTTCGCTGGGAGAGAACAAAACCATAGCGGCGACGGGTGTCAGTTGGAGCAGCAACAAGTCACCGGAGAGACAAGTAGTACAGTGTCAG GCGGAACTTCGTTTCAGGATCCAAGCCAAGGTGTCTGTGAAGAAATACAAAAAAGAAGGAGATTATTACTTTCAGAAAATAAAGAGCAAAACAAGATAAAGGAACATCAATCACCGACAATCGGAATTCCAGCAGTTGACACAG GCGAGTTGTTGCTTCCGTATTCAAGCCAAGGTTTCAGTGCAGAAGGCCAAAAAAGAAGGAGACTATTATCCTCAGGGACACGAGAGCACAACACGATAATACAGCGTCAACCGTCAATCGAAGATACTTCGGTTCACAATGGTTCATCGGTTGGCCCCAGTGCCATTTGCG GTAACGACGGCTTATTACAAAGTTCAACGACTGTGGCATGCGGAGAAAACAGAGCCAGCCAAAGTGTTGCCTCATCAAAATTAAGAAAACAGCCAAAGGGTGTCAATCCTCGCAAGAAAGCAGCCCCTATCAAATACTGCAGTTTAAATGATCAGTTATACACATGCCCGGGTTGCAAGGCGATTATGTGGTACGAAGAAAGGGTCAAGATGAACAGTAATAGAAGACGTATAAATTTTAGTTTATGTTGTAGTGAAGGGAAGATTCGATTGCCCGTACTAGACGACCCGCCAGAGATTTTAAAAAGATTGCTGGATTACACTCAGCCGGGATATAGCAGCAGTTTCCGACAGCTAATACGTATGTATAATTCCTGCTttcagttcacttcaatgggggcCAAGGTTGACCAATCAGTGAACAGGGGCCGAGGGTGCTACGTCTTCAGGATAAGCGGCCAGGTGAACCATTGGGCCGGGTCACTTCTTCCCACAAACGACAAAGCACCATCATTTTTGCAGTTATATGTCTATGATAGTTCATCTGAACTACAAATGAGGGCCAACACGGTTGGCAAACAAGAAGGAAGCCCTGATTTGGATCCTGATATTCTTTCCGGATTGAAGCAGATGCTTGACGATGTGAGTCCCTTAGCTCATATGTTTCGCACTGCTGGAGAAAGACTGAAAGAAGACGACAATTTACAACTATCGATCAGGTTAATAGGTACAAGAGAAAATAAACCCAGAGTGTACAATAAGCCAACAACTTCAGAGATAGCGGCGCTCATAGTCGGGGACACAAGTGATAATAGTGCTGGCAGGGATATAATTATAGAACATAGGAGTGACGGCCTGCAGAGAATAAATGAGCTCCACCCATCGTACATGGCCTTGCAGTACCCCCTCCTCTTCCCGTATGGCGAAGACAGTTTTTATATTGGGATAAAGTACTATTATGATGAGACTTCCTCaaataagaaaaaaagaaagagggagAGCGTGACAATGAGAGAATACTATGCTTATCGTCTACAACAAAGGTTATCTGATGGATATGCTCTTCAGCGAGGGGGTAAGCTACTACAACAATtcatcgttgattgttgttgtgcAATAGAATCAGAACGGTTATGGTACATAAGAAGGAACCAATCGAGCATAAGGTGTGATATGTTGAACAACATATGTGACGCGGTCAGCAAAGGAGATTATATAGGCGCGGAGGTAGGGATGCGAATATTCCTCCCGTCATCTTTCACCGGAGGGCCAAGGTATATGCAAGCTAACTACCAGGACGCAATGACAATATGCAGGTTTTATGGGAACCCGCATCTGTTTATTACGTTCACAGCAAATCCAAAGTGGCCTGAGGTTGATATCATGCTGCGTAACATACCTGGGCAGAGACCAGAGGATAGACCAGACATTATGACGAGAGTTTTCAAGCTAAAGCTTATACAGTTGATGGATTGCTTGAAGAAGGATCGTTACTTTGGCGACGTTGTTGCAG ACATATACACAATTGAGTTCCAGAAAAGAGGGCTGCCCCATGCCCATATacttttatggttgaagaagGATGGTTCACAAGTATCTCCAGAATATATAGACAGCATTATTAAAGCAGAGATACCCAACCAGGAGGAAGAACCcgaattatacaatattgtctctCAATTCATGGTTCATGGTCTGTGTGGTGAAGATAATCCCAGCTGCTCTTGCATGATAAACAACACCTGTAGCAAAAAGTATCCGAAGAAGTCCTGTGAGCAAACGACAATTGATCATAATGGATATCCCGTGTATCGCCGTCGAGAGGATAAAAG GTACATCAAGAAAGGGGTACATACGATGGATAATAGACATATAGTGCCTTATAATCCGGGGTTGCTCTTGATGTTCAATGCACATATAAACGTCGAGTGGTGTAACACGGCACGAGCGATAAAATATCTTTTCAAATATATCTTAAAAGGGCCGGATAAAGCAACTGTACTACTGAAAAGTGAAAAGGAGGATGAGATCAAGGCGTACCTAGACTGTCGGTATTTATCAGCATGCGAGGCATCTTGGAGGATTTTCGGGTTCGATATTCATCAGCGGAATCCGTCAGTCATACGTCTACCGGTCCATTTACCAGGTGAACAGTTTGTTGTCTTGAGTGACACCTCCAATTTACAGGGTGTTATAAACCGCGCGAATAGTTGCCATACAAAGTTGACGGGTTGGTTCGCCGCAAATGAAAGGGATCCTGAGGCAAGGAAGCTAACTTATGCTCAGTTTCCTACAGAGTACGTATGGAAGGACGGTTGGATAAGGCGCTCGAAGGGGAGGAGCGTCGGTAGGATCGCCTACGTTCACCCGACGGCAGGAGAGAGATATTACCTGCGTCTGCTACTGAACGTCGTCAAGGGACCGAAATCGTTTGAAGATCTAAGGACTATAGACAATCAGTTATATCCATCATATAAGGGGGCCTGCTTTGCCTATGGTCTTTTAAGTGATGACAAAGAGTGGCACGAGGCTATGAGCGAAGCAAATAGGTGGGCTATGCCATATCAGCTCAGGGAGCTGTTTGTTACAATACTCCTCTTTTGTGAAGTAACAGATATTAAGACTTTTCGGGAGAGGCACATTACGGCGTGCTCTCAGAGGATATTGAGAGAAAAAAGAGGAAGGCTTTCAACCACCCAACACTTGTCCTCCAAGAAGATGTCAAGCGGTCATATACATTAA
- the LOC141649810 gene encoding uncharacterized protein LOC141649810, translated as MRYGKTLKDIREMPLPSFEDLMGMENKLIREERLYDHEQLEKEWSERVGQLNTDQLLVYEDVIEAVSSDKGGLMFLYGHGGTGKTFLYSTISASAARSNKIVLNVASSGIFNILHVKSISVPIAFGSILRTGEKSQLAELIRMASLIIWDEAPMDNRFAFEALDRTLRDVMAFQNPEAEWKIFGGKVVLLGGDFRQVLPIIPKGSRQDVVQASISRSSLWNECKVYTLRKSMRVIEGEGSEQKQQRHRLFNEWLLAMGGGNLEASAEDNEEEATWIKIPEQYIGSLGELEKVVAEMYPDFDFKHNDENYLRERAILTPLNETADFINNYMAGLLPGDEVTYRSCDEICSSSTECEDHFTSYPTEYLNSLVLQGVPHHELKLKVGMPVMLLRNISPVRGLCNGTRLIITRLGQFIVEGKIITGSKVGHRVMIPRIVMTSSDTKIPFVLKRRQYPLRPCYAMTINKSQGQSLNHVGVYLPKPVSIHGQLYVAASRTTSPEGLRFYIDDREQVYKGHTRNIVYKEVFNNLTN; from the exons ATGAGATATGGCAAGACATTAAAGGACATTAGGGAGATGCCACTTCCAAGCTTCGAAGACTTGATGGGAATGGAGAATAAGCTAATAAGGGAAGAAAGGTTATACGACCATGAACAGCTGGAAAAGGAATGGTCAGAGAGGGTAGGGCAGCTGAACACGGACCAATTACTTGTATATGAAGACGTCATAGAAGCAGTTAGTAGCGATAAAGGGGGCTTAATGTTTCTTTATGGACACGGAGGGACAGGGAAGACGTTCTTATATAGTACAATCTCGGCCAGTGCCGCGCGCAGTAACAAGATCGTATTAAACGTAGCGTCATCGGGTATATTTAATATTCTACATGTTAAATCCATCTCTGTTCCTATAGCTTTCGGATCAATTTTACGTACGGGTGAG AAGAGCCAGCTTGCTGAACTCATACGAATGGCATCATTAATTATATGGGACGAGGCTCCTATGGACAACAGGTTTGCATTTGAAGCATTAGACAGGACTCTTAGGGATGTGATGGCGTTTCAGAACCCGGAAGCGGAGTGGAAGATTTTTGGAGGAAAAGTTGTACTACTCGGGGGCGATTTCCGACAGGTTCTTCCGATAATACCGAAAGGATCACGACAGGATGTTGTGCAAGCCTCGATCAGTAGATCAAGTCTGTGGAATGAGTGCAAGGTTTACACACTTAGAAAAAGCATGCGGGTAATAGAGGGGGAGGGGAGTGAGCAAAAACAGCAGAGGCATAGGTTGTTTAATGAATGGCTATTAGCTATGGGTGGAGGCAATCTCGAAGCAAGTGCAGAGGATAACGAGGAAGAGGCAACATGGATTAAGATACCAGAGCAGTATATCGGCAGCCTAGGGGAACTGGAGAAGGTAGTGGCTGAGATGTATCCTGACTTCGATTTCAAACATAACGATGAAAACTACCTCAGGGAGAGAGCTATACTTACCCCCTTAAATGAGACTGCGGACTTTATAAATAATTACATGGCTGGCCTTCTTCCAGGAGATGAAGTAACATACAGGAGTTGTGATGAAATTTGTTCTTCATCTACCGAATGCGAGGATCACTTCACATCGTACCCGACTGAGTATTTAAACAGTCTTGTACTGCAAGGCGTGCCCCATCATGAATTAAAGCTTAAAGTCGGAATGCCGGTTATGTTGCTTAGAAACATTAGTCCTGTACGAGGGTTATGTAATGGAACAAGACTTATTATCACTCGCCTAGGACAGTTCATAGTAGAAGGGAAAATAATTACAGGCTCAAAAGTAGGACACAGGGTTATGATTCCACGGATAGTGATGACGTCGTCGGACACAAAGATCCCTTTCGTGCTAAAGAGAAGACAATATCCGTTGCGACCATGTTATGCCATGACAATCAACAAAAGTCAAGGGCAATCACTAAACCATGTCGGAGTTTATCTGCCAAAGCCGGTTTCGATCCACGGCCAACTTTACGTGGCTGCGTCAAGAACGACTTCGCCAGAGGGATTGCGGTTCTATATTGACGATAGAGAACAAGTGTACAAGGGGCACACGAGAAATATTGTTTACAAGGAAGTTTTTAATAATTTAACAAATTAG